In Lolium rigidum isolate FL_2022 chromosome 3, APGP_CSIRO_Lrig_0.1, whole genome shotgun sequence, the genomic window TTCACCTCGGTTGAACATGATTTGCAAGAAGAATAATATGATCACTTTACTGAATCTGCTTTAGGTATGATAACTTGTCTAGTTTTATGTTTTGACGAAATGCACAGATCTGTTTCAGGGTCAACAATGCAACTGTTGGCACATAAATCATGTGTTATATTCACTCTCAACAGTACCATCGTTAGTTAAAATTGGACCCGTTTAGTGTTCTAAGTTCAAAAGTCTCAAGAAAACCATAGTTTGAACTTTACACGCAAACTGGTAATCATCAGCTGCTACAGTTAGCCCAAGAGCTACCGTGTCTGTTACTACTTCCTCGTCCAGTTTTTAACTAGCAATATATCATCATGCAAAGTGGATGCCCAGCAATTGGGTGGGACAACTGAAACTGGAAAAACGATTGCCAGAAGTGCCTATGTAGCATCATCTACGGAGTAGAAACGATGAGTATTAGTACGACATGCCAATGAGGAATGGGCATTCTGCCCAGTCAATACACTATCATAACACGAGCTCACATGCCCAAATGTTGCTGAAGTCTCAACTGGATGTTTCTTTTGGGAGAAGCAAAGCGAAATTAATGTATACAAATATCTACCATCCAGAGAAATCCTTGAATTCTACACTAGGAGCACTCGCTTTTCTCTTCTTGCTTGAATCATCTGCTACAGTGCCATTTCCAGTTGCATCAGCAGAGCCAGCTGTCCGAGCCTTTAGATACTTGCCAACTCCGCCACCAGCACTTGTTGAAGGGGCAACACCAGTTCCTGGGTTGCTATACCATGAACCCACCTTATCCTGAATTAAGGTAAACAAATGTTAAAACCATTGGAGATTAACAAATGCAAAGAAATAAAATCGAATCTAACTGAAACAAGATGCAAAGCAGCATTACATGATCGGCATCCttgttcttctcctcctcctttgccttctcttcttcttcatcaggttcCGTATAAGGATTCACAAATACACTAACTTTCAGTAACTTGATTTCCTCCTGTAAGTCAAGGTAGAAAGAGGAATACCATGTTTAGTTAATTTTTTGTCCAGTCAAGAAACAACTATATGGGAGAACACACAAAACAATATATGCTTAAAGGACAAGTGTGGTGAAGATAATGGGCCAATGTTTTGTGGCCACAAAATCTTGTTTGCAAAAAATATATAcagtattttcaatcttaaactaaTGTAAGAAAATGCAGATGAAACCAAAAGGATCATGCTAACCAATGggcgatcatcatcatcaacaggaaccTTTTCCATTGTTGAAAGCGTGGTAATACCACCAACCACCATGCCAAATACTGTATGCTTGAAATTTAAATGTGCTGCAGACTTGTACAAGATGAAAAACTGGGACCCATTGGTATGAGGGCCAGAATTTGCCATGCTGACAACACCCCTTCCTGAATGTAGCAGCTTTGAGTTCAATTCATCCTTGAAAGGTTGACCCCATATGGACTCCCCTCCACTTCCTGTGCCAGTTGGATCACCTCCTTGAATCATAAAGTTTCTGTAAAAAAGGTAATGATCAAATGGACAAGATTTAGACATGGCCACATGTAAAGAAGGGAATGATTGAATGCACAGCATAAAGCCAACAGAATAAGAAAACATACTTGATGCTACGATGGAAAATAAGACCATTGTAGTAGCCATTTTCGCAATGTGTAAGGAAGTTTTCACATGTCCGAGGAGTAATATCACAATGAAGCTCCAAATTCAAATCACCATGGGTGGTATGCAACTGAACATAGCCcttcttttttggatttttttcaacTTTAACATACTCAAATTCATTTTTCGTAACAGGATCATAGGAAGTCGACGTGAAAGAACGTGAAGCTGCTCCAGTAGTGTAACGACTTTTTACCTGAAATTATTTAATCAACTCTATAAGGCAAACACCCATTGCACAAGTAACAAAAGGCTTATATAAGACGTGAAGATGAGATGAGAATATACCAATTTAGCATTTACAGGAGCTCGATCCCCTGCCCTGTGCATAGCAATTCTAGCAGCAGTTTTTTCAGCAGTTGTAGATTTTGCAGCTGCTGCGCTCCTGCCATGAACAGAAGCCGAAGCAGCATCCACAACACTGAATGCTTGAGGAGGTTTAGGTTCTTTGCCTGATTTTGAGCCACCCTCCTCTTTTTTGGCTAAAAGAACAGCTAGTGCGGCAGCTCTTTCCTTTTGAGCTTTCTCTCCTCCACCGCCATGCAGAAAAGCTAACTTTCCCTTTTCAGTCCCAAGTTCCTTCATCATCTGCTTAAGATCACCGGAAACATTTATGTTGTAGGTTGGATCATCTTTCATTTTCTGCAACTCTGCACAGAAATTGGATAGTCAGAATACTTAGGTTAGCCTGTTTCAAAAGGAAAGACTACATATGTTCGATACGAAACAGGTGGCACTTAATAAGTAACAGGGAAAGAGGATGCATAATTGAACCTTCATCGTCAAGTTTGAGGCCTTGTTTGACATGGTCAAATTGTCCTAGGACCTTGCCATCAAGTGCATTTGGGTTCTACACAAGGAAACACCATTAGGCTAGGTATTGATTGTCAATAAGGTGAGTAATACAGATGCTCTTCAAAACAGCTACCTGAATTGTTAACAAGTCCTTTCGGGTGAAGGGCTCATCAGTTAGCAATTCCTTCCAATTCTTTGGCTTAATGTTAAGTTCCTGGATTGCCTATGAACATAA contains:
- the LOC124701243 gene encoding peptidyl-prolyl cis-trans isomerase CYP65, translated to MGKKQHSKDRMFITATEWATEWGGAKNREAIAPFQRLPFYCCALTFLPFEDPVCTADGSIFDLMSIIPYIKKFGKHPVTGAALKQEDLIPLTFHKNTDGEFQCPVLNKVFTEFTHIVAVKTTGNVFCYEAIQELNIKPKNWKELLTDEPFTRKDLLTIQNPNALDGKVLGQFDHVKQGLKLDDEELQKMKDDPTYNINVSGDLKQMMKELGTEKGKLAFLHGGGGEKAQKERAAALAVLLAKKEEGGSKSGKEPKPPQAFSVVDAASASVHGRSAAAAKSTTAEKTAARIAMHRAGDRAPVNAKLVKSRYTTGAASRSFTSTSYDPVTKNEFEYVKVEKNPKKKGYVQLHTTHGDLNLELHCDITPRTCENFLTHCENGYYNGLIFHRSIKNFMIQGGDPTGTGSGGESIWGQPFKDELNSKLLHSGRGVVSMANSGPHTNGSQFFILYKSAAHLNFKHTVFGMVVGGITTLSTMEKVPVDDDDRPLEEIKLLKVSVFVNPYTEPDEEEEKAKEEEKNKDADHDKVGSWYSNPGTGVAPSTSAGGGVGKYLKARTAGSADATGNGTVADDSSKKRKASAPSVEFKDFSGW